AAAGTATAACTCTTCTCTGATATTCAAAAATAGAACtttttttgttaaaaacatAAGTTAAAAACTTTTAAAGCTTCCAACCACACAAAACGCTCCATTTATAcctttatattttaatttacaCTAGAGAAAGACAAAAGAGCAACTttgatttcagtttttttttggaatttgaaCTGAGTAAGAAGTAACGAAGATGAAATACGCGGGGTTAGAGTTCTCCTGTTCTGATTCCCATTAtagttgagatgaaatattccataaatgatacaggATCAATAATGACTTACCACACAACACAATATGAATGTCCGAGGAATACTGCTAGAGAACATgtttgaatttgatttattctgAAGATTTATATAGGATAGAGAAAATTCCAAAGACGTCAACTTAGCAATAATTGATAATCCCATCGAAGCTGCTTACTAATAGACATAATTATAAGTCTTCCAATGCTCTTAATGGGATAAAAACAAATTTGCGTTTGATATCcataatagaatatttaaaattgatagactaataataataattgaaaatcagtCTAAAGCTactaataaaatcaattgaaaatgtttgacAATACGATAGTATAGGAGAagccaatattaatatttttagaggATTTTATTCAGTTGTGATGAAGCTAACCTTTTCCATGATATGCTTCCTGCGAGATTCCTCTTGTATGAGTCCTCTCTCTCGCTCTGCAGTGATGCGTACACTCTCTCTCAACGCCTCTTCCAGTTCAGCTATTCGCTCCTCTTTCAGCTCGATCACGCCAAGTAGATCTTGAAACTCGGCCTCTTCAAATTTGCTCGGCTCTGTTCCGGTCACTTCAATCTAAGGTGGGAGAGGATAAGGCCAGGAATCGGGTCACAAACCAATATTTCAACAGAATCAaacaaaagtaaattataaaaaaatcataaaaacaCCGGACCGAACAAAAAAGGAAAATTCAATTGTGGAATCGAATCCTTCTTGCAACACTTTTAGCCAGCTCAAAATTTTCTGCcaaatgcatttcatttattctatcAACAATACCTACGATTGTAAATTCTGTATAaaaagtaatataataatattatcaacagtTTAATAACGGAATAAACACGCTTCGTCagttaacaataaaaataagtttatGCAGTACATACTGAAAAGCAATAACTTTGAATTTACCTATACAAGGAAGAGTTTCaattaaaataaactttttaagAAGCCAGCGGGACCAGCCTGGTTTTCAAAGAACGAatcaattgtaatgaaataataaatgaaggTGGGAAGTAAAAGCAAAGAGGATGGTGAAGAAAGAAGTTAGGGTTAAAGGGAAAGAAAGTGAAAATTAGTTTGTTAGTAAGATATTTTtggaataatatgataaattactataaacaaagatctatgCTTTTATTAACATGTATCTGGTACTCTTAatgatagaataaattagttttaGTAAGTAGTGTTAACTGTAGTAGTGACTTGTTAATGAAACGAGTGAATGCAGtgtcaaggtctataaaaacgTTTTATAGACCTTGTGCAGCAAGACTTCCTATATACCTTAGTAGTATAACAGGAGGTCCTGTTGTGCAGTGTAGGAGATAATAGTGACATCTGTGTTAGTTGAAGTAGAttagaaatgaaaattgaacaatCACATGATTCTGTTTGAGATTGCCCTGCAAAAGTTCAAATATATTACTGCCAAATGTGAAACTGTGGAAATGGTGATCATACAATgttgaatacattttttgtagaatattattatctcaaGGGAATAGACGTACATGGTAATATGATAATTATCACATCAGTACATGGGATttccaatattaattaattggatCACAAAGAATACCGTTCAGGTGGATAACTAATGCTTAACAACATTATATCAAGTGAGTTTGTGattaatagttttataatttaccTCCTCTGCTTTTCTTTGTTGTTCCCTTTGTGCATTGGCAGTTTGTTGGCTTCTCATTTTTGCTTGTGCATTTTTTAGTGCTCTGAAAAAGaaagtaattattatataaCGAAAAAATactcttaatttttttttcaaatattcacattCATGAAGAATGCACAAGAATATTCACATTTCGAGTTTGAGTGGTGgagaggacttgaaagtcctaactccgcctgataaagaattttttcatttctttttttttaatttcattcatatacatacattttatacCAGAAAAAACTGAACTTGAGCGGATTTATTCTTTCTTCATGTTCCAAAATATGGCAgaatacaattttcttataGAGCTTAACTCgatttatataattatgaaattcaggtaattaaaatgttttaaactCTCCCTACACACTCCAGAGCGGACAGGCAAAATAACATCAGCCATAGGACACAGATCTGTTTCTATACCCTTTTGTGTCCTTATAAACGCTTGGCGGTGGGTATGGTATTGGTTAGTAGATTGGTAATGATTGCATAAATGAACGAGGTACTTTCGGAGAAGTTTGTACACTGTCTTAGTTCGGTTGGCGACCAGACTAGCTTTGCTCTCCTGGTCAATATTGGagcacacacacaaacacaagaAGAAGTAGTGAAATGAGTTTTATTCTATAACCTAGATAGatggttttattttgttttatatatatattttttttcaagctGACATAGGTCAAAAACCTGcatatatttttgtgaattcatgtgtgtgtatgtgtgtgtatatgtgtttgccatacgctaataataataatataactctCCCTATTTCTTATTTCAACTGTAGTGAAATTCCTGTTGTATTGATTCCACGGATAAGTTCAATAATCAAGTAAGTGAACAATAAATCTATTATCAAGAATCTAAAGGCTTACTTCACAATGAATACACAATAAAATACACATGAGTTCACAATACTTTTCTGTTCATGTGTGAACACTCCAATGAGAAACAATGTTTCCTGTTTCTGCCAAGAAGAGCAGAAATTTGTTGGAAAGCAGTGCTCTTAGAAAAAAGTGAAATACgattcaatgaataaaatgttttgaaattaatttaaaatttcaaataacaatgaaTGTCATGATGACAATATCTATCATCAGTGTGTTCAGTAAATCAGTACACTAAATCATCAATAATTCTTGTGATGTCTAAATTGTATGATAAAGTAATATTTGCTCAactcaattattaattatattttaatctgAATAATAATTACTCACTCTTGTAATTCGCGTATCGTCTTCTCCTTGGAATTCTGCTCCTCCTGACTCATCTGCACCAGCTGCAGCAGCCTCTCCATCTCTTCCTGCGAGCGCCTGGCATCCTCCTGCGACTTGTCCAGCTGTTGACGCAGCGCATTCACCTCCTCCTGCACTCTGGCAAAGCCCTCCCCTCCACCCGTATCGCCTGCCGCTGCCCGCTGTTGCTGCAAACAACAATCACAAGCTCTTGCAAATGCTACCTACCAcattcaaaatcaatattacaGGAAAAAATATAGTgtcttataaattaaaaaataaactaaaattgaAGTTTAAACTAGGAAGAATAtaagaaaatgaatattacaacaataatattatgtgctatgaattggaaaaaatcaatattcaaattgaaattgaaactagGAAAGTTTTCACATTTTAGAGCAAATTAATTATATAGAGTTGCTGAATATTGATGAAAGATGATTTGAAGAATAATACTTGGATAGTTCATGAAAACTATCATTTCACCCACACCCATAAAAGGTTTCTACTTGCTGGTGTAAAGTATTCAAGTTGAGTAGTCAAATTTTCTAACAGAAGCTCAAAGAATAAGTCTTGATGTATCACGAAGTATCggtttgaaaaattcaacaaaaaaagataaatttttgatTCGTAAAACTCATGGATTTGCTAGCGTTGGATCTAGTAATCTTCAAAgccaatcaatttatttcaatatgtgTTATATTTTCTGTTATTACCAATAACAATAGAAActatgatgataatattatgatattacttTCTACTGCTATTACTATTCAGtaatatttattctataataataaagttGACTTATAAAGATTTCGATATTTATACTGTGAAAAATCCAAGATTATTCttatgagaatattattatttttcctaatattatattgtattgctTTCGTTCCACATTGCAACAAGGCTAATGTAGGCTATATGTATATAAAGCACAATGAACCTTGCACCAATATTCCTTGAGTTAtatttgaatgataaatcatcctTATAGTGTATTGGAACTCTTCAATGGCAAattgtaatattaaaaatttgaataacaagtgaaattaaatatgaataagtaATTTTAGCAAAGGATGAGTCAATGAAACCAGGCTAAAATGAATtgtgaataatttttagacagttGAACATAGAACTTATAACAACAATACTAGTTTGTTGGGCTTGTCATCCTACCTGAGGAGAATATCTTGTTATATAATAAGACAGATTGTTAAAATAAGATTATAGAATTCGAGTGGTTGACTCACCATTTGCGCTTCGAGCTGATCCATcttttctttcctcttcttcaacTTGAGTTCCAAGTCAGCTATcgacttctccttctcctcgaGCTGCTTCACCCTGATGTCGACTCCTTTGCGGTGCTCCTCCAGCTTGCGTCGCTGATCCTCCAGCTGACGTTTCTGTTCTTCCAGCTGTTTCTTGAGCGCACTACTTTCTTCGCCAGCTTTCGCTGCGCCAGCTGCCAGCTTCTTGTTGGCCTCGTGCAGATCGAGCTGTCAAAatccaataaaacatttaataaaaatgtttacAGTTATTAAAATACACCATACACAACCCAATTCAAACCATAGAATGATtgattttaaaacttttttaatgtcccttttttcaaaactttttctagttttattttctctaacttcttctttttcaatctataacataatcaaaattaaattatccttttgacgtgacaacgtcttataaattggtttgccagGTGACagttcaagaaactgcgttacgctcccacgttatgcgctcacaatgagagcgagtgagagcgttcgtttcggttcacggtcgtctggaaagagcacaaataggagcagtggcgagcaacaaCGCAGCAGCAGCCcgggcattcacctggagagagagagtgaaacggagcaatctcctgcgactgcgccactacttggtgaataggttatgtgaataagtataagtgaataggtataagtgtaagtataataggtataagtgaataggttatgttgtagtaatcacaatgttgtggtagttttcaatcacaaaagtagtataaatcgtttctcagccaataataatttgttcaacttgaaaaaatgagcgcgacttgctatataaaaaattgaaccGAGCACAGTTagttagcccgcctaagagcaagagagacagagtgattttgttgaggatgtgtgaaggtaaaaataaaattttgttaatatgaaattcagtgcgagattctttgtataaattaatgttttaaatataattctttgtataaataaatgttttaaattgttactattattattattattattattattattattagccgtcaagctcccagatggaagacgctgagcaaaatttggttcattttttgtttttcttgttctttttatcaatccaccagtttttcattttcagtgagaaCTCCGCTTTCCTTGCTTCACTCCATTTTGTTCCCACTCTTGGCACAGTCATCTCTGGTTTAACTTcccatttttcaaccttttctctgaaactgttcctgttgtatatttcatcattgttaatgTTAGCAAGTATTAAGTCCTTCTTGACGTTTTTCATCCATGCACCTCCATTACTAAGGGTTGCTACATATGTTACTATTCTTTTTGTAAGTCTGTGATCTGGAAGCCTCATTATGTGACCATAAAATTTAAGGCGCCTTTTCCTGATGTCTGCTTCTATGTTAGAGTATTCTTCAACTTTGGCTGTTTTCTGTAgtctataaccatcttcggtctttcttggtccaagtatttttctaattatcttcctttcttcttttttcaaattttcagtatctGTTTTTCTGCTAAGTGTTAGGGTCTCGCTGGCATACAACATTGTTGGCTTGATTACTGCGTTATAATGTTTGATTTTGGTATTGATAGACATACAtctcttattataaatatattgcacTAGCCCTAGGCCTTTACGAGCTTTCTGTATCCTTTCATTTTGTGCATGTTTTTCTGATATAATTTCCCCAAGATATTTAAAGTATGGTACCTTCTTAATTGttccatattttgtttgtaatttagtAACTTCTATATTTGATGTTGTGAAaacagttttttcaaatgatatttgtaAGCCTACTTGTTcagcacattcttttaaaatttctatttgttttattgcACTTTCCAATGAATCTGACATTATAGCAAGGTCGTCTGCAAAAGCTAAGTATGTTACTAAGTAAgctaaattgttactattattatttcatccttcttcctactataggaatgaatattcacattaaaattattttaccactcaaagtcgttgtcacgtaaaactttcgcccgtataccaactttacaggcaaccatgcaattttttttaattattatttattcatacttttttataatatttcttattattctatAGAGATTATTTCCTTATGTTGTTACGATGTGAAtgcattagaattgtataggagAGTTGATTGGCagagagggccggctgtgccctaacttcgccctccaggttGAAAAAcggcagcctatctatctatatataagtTTACATACatgaaatattaacaaaataattatattatcattcagAAACAATAAAGCCCAAAAGTATATTACCTGTTTGGGAAACTATATAAATGAATTTTGAACAGAAGAATAGCTcgaatgtataatttgtacttatttAAAATGGTAAACCTACTTCTCTGCATCACAGATAAGTTATCTATgtgaatcaaatttgaatatctgTATGCGAAATCTTACTCTCAAACAGTCCAACAGGATCATGTGACTTCAGTtccaactattttgtgaaatgaCTTAAGCATAGATATAATCTACTTGATATTATCTTTCAAAAATCTGTAATTCTTctgtgaaacaataaatttaattccatTCGATCTAAGCATAGATATAATCTATTTAAAactttaatattaaaaaaatgtgtaatttttataaaacaataaattcaattcaatctaatAGTCAGTAACTTGTACAGTTGACTGAAATCTGTAGACAACAAACTTATTGCAgaataatattcttttgcaGTAAAGtgacataaataatatttggagaataattataaatgttttCCAATTGTACTTATAAGAAATTTGTCCAATTAAGAAACTGTCCAAGTTTtaagaaattgaatatttcttattataaataagatGGATAAATTCGATGCAAATACAGTAGATTACAGTGAGACAGAATGAATAAAGCACACAACAAACAAGAATATCACATTAAGATTCAAAATCTCAAGCTGAGAAGTGTCTTTGGAGGCAAATGAAAACAAAATAGGGTGCATTCATATTTGTAGGCtatcgaaaaaaaatgaaattcagaCATGCATAGAACGGAGAGAAAATAATGCTTTTTCAAACATAGCATCCCTCTCTCctgtttcaagtgaattttctATATCAGAGCCCCTTGAcagtaataaaatcaataatacttaataaattttatgtaaacattgatatttccaatttctattAACAAGCATATTAAAATACTAAGTAGACAAGTCCAACAAGTGATACAATTAAGGGTTGATGTAGCGTTAAACGATTCTGAATGAATAAGAGTTCTTGTGGGATACTGAGTATTTGAATGAGCATTAGATAACATAAAAATAAGTCAAACAAGTGTAAGAAAAAAATCACAGCACATCATCATGTAAATATTCTCTACTCACCAATTCCAGCTTCTGAGTATGCTTTTAAAATTAACATACCGTAATGATTTACTCATTAATAAAGTGAGATATATCCTTTATACTGTACAAACATCCAGTGGAGTGCAATATGTTTaacatttcaaaaacaaagtGAGTCGTATaggttcaaaaaaaaaaaaaaaaaaatattgagaaaaaaagaCATTGAACATAACAGTAagaggaaaatattgaaacaaagtGAGTCGTGGAGGTTGGAAACATTAGAAACATAAATCGATATGagtatcaaaatataataaactcTGAACgaggaaataatattgaaacaaagtGAGTAGTAGTATAAGTTgtaaacattaaaaaacatagattaatgaaatatttagcTAATAAAAATGCAGCATGTAAGTTGGTAACATTAAACAcctaaattgataagaatatagAGAAATACCAAGACATCGAGCATGAAATagtaaaattgaaaacataattaattaatataaatatattacaaaataataagacATTGAGCATAACAGTAcagtaaatgaaaataatattgtgatacGGCTGAGACATGTGACACAGCTACTAAATGTTGCGCGCAGATACTAATAACAATGACATGCCTACAACAGCAAAACATGAGAATCGATTGAGACCGGCAGCGGCAGGAATTGGCAAGTGCAGTTGAGACTGCGACTAACCTGGTTCTTCTCGAGCTCCTGAACGAGCATCTCAAGCTGCGCCTGGAACCGCTCTCTCTCAACAGCAGCGTTCTTCAGCTCTGCCTGCGCCTTATCCAGCTCAGACAGCAGCCGCTGCACGTCTTCCTTGGCACCAGACGCTCCCGCCTGTTGCGACTGCAGCTGCTTCTCGAGCATCTGATTCTTTTTGGTGAGCGCGTCTCTGGTCTCCTTGTACTCAGACTGCACTGCCTGCAGCTGCTTCTCAAGTGCCTGCACTCGCTTGTGCACCTCATCACGCGCCCCAGTCTGCTGCGACTGCATCATCTGCAGCTGCTTCTGCAGCTCATCAGCCCTCATCCGCTCCTGCTCCACCGCCTTCTGCCACTGAACCTGCTCCTGTTCTTGAGCCTTACCAAACTGCTGCAACTGCTGTTGGAACTTGGTCAGTTCCCTATCCTTCGCCTGCAAACTCTGCTGCAAATTACTCAACTCCTGATCTTTGCTCTGCATAGTTTGTTGCAGTTTAGCCATCTCCCGCTCAAAGCCATCTTTACTACCCGACTTCTCAGCTAACACTCTTCTCTGTTCTTGTTTCAGTTTTGTCACCtcatctctttctttctccagCTGCGCCTCAGACATTTGTAGCTCTTGCTGGAATGTCATCAACATATCTTGCGACTTTTCAAGCTGGATAACCAACTGATCACGCTCTAATGTCAGCTGCTTCCACTCAGACTCCATCTTTGCCATCTGAGCTTCAACCTTCTCTAGAtgcttctctctcttctccacaATGGAAACCATTCTCTCTTTATCTCTTATCGCCTGATTCAATTCTTGCTGTACTTTAGCTGTATCTTCTCTCAACCGATGATCTGCACTTTGCAGTGAGGACATTTGTTGTTCTAGGGCTCGTTTTGTTTGTTGCAGCTCTGTTTCTAGATGAATCTTGTCTTCAGCCAGCCTATGTGATTCAGTCTGAGCTTTCTCTAGTTTCTCATGCATCTTTGATAGGTCAGTATTCATCTTCTGGAACTCTATTTGAGCTGCTTCGTTATTCTCCTGATATTTTCCAAGGTGCATTTGTGATTTTTCTAATTCTCTAGTGAGTCTGCTACAGTCCATTTCTGCCTTATCCTTGGCCTGTTGGATTTTCTCCATCCTGTCTCTTAGCCTATCCAACTCAGCCTCTCCTGAGCTAGCTCTTCCTCCCAGCTCTGACCTGAGTCGATCATTGTCTGATTGGAGCCTTTCTAATTCTCTTGACAGTTTTCCAAGTTCAATTTCGAGTTTTTCACGTGACTGTTGTGTCTTGTCTAGCTTCTCCCGGAGTCTCTCTGTTTCTAGATCGGCTCCACCCTTTCCTGCTAGTTCTGCTCTGAGTCGATCGTTTTCTATTTGAAGTTTTTCTTGTCTGTCTCGTACTTTCTCGCACTCAATGTGCAGTCTCTCAAGATCTATGTGATGCTTCTCTTGCGACTCTATGAGTTTGGTGACTTCAGCCCTTGACAACTCCAGCTCGAGCTGTACTTCATGGTACCGACTCTCCAGCTTCTCGTTGGCCTGAGCCAACTTTTCACTTCTTTCCTGTTCGATTTGATATTTACCTCTTAACAGTTCGGTGGTCTCTCGCAGCCTCTCCATTTCCTCCTTGCTGCGCTCTTGCGTGTCCTGATACTTGCCAGCGCGCGCCGCATACCTCTCTGCCTCCTCTCGCAGCGACTCGGCCTCTGTTCGGTGTCTGTCCAGCTCCATTTGAGCCTTGCGAAGTTCAGCCTGCAGCTTATCTTGCTTATCATACATTTTCTCCAGTTCTATCGACATTCTCGCCATTTCTTCTTGGCTCTTCTCATGAGTGGTCTGTGCCTTAGCGCTCTGAGCGTGAGCTCGTTCCAACTCGAAAGTCATTCTATCAGTGTCTGCCTGCAGTTTATCTCTCTCAGCCTGGATTCGCCTCATTTCGATCTGTGATTTATCGTAGCGTTCTCTCATCATCTCGCAATCAACAGCCATCCTGTCCATATCCTCTTTGAACTTGTCTTCGTTCTCCTTTGTCCGGCCCAGTTGCAGAATGGCTCTGTCGTACATTTCTTGCAGGCGTTGCATTTCGTCTTGCAGCTTACGTTGTTCTTCACGGGACTTGGTGGCGAGCAGCTGAGCTTTCTCAACTTCCATTTCGATGCGATCTTTTTCGGTTTCTGCTGTTTCCAGTCTTGTTTGAAGGCGATACACCTCGTTCTGATTCCTGCAATCACAAAGCACAGTTATTGCAGGCCTTATGAAGAGCTATGAGGTGTTTTCAATTTCTTGcattattagaaaaaaaatccTGTTCAAAAAGGATggattaattcaaatttattggaataaatcTCCATGAaagaattaaatttttcaactttattgaatatttatggaACATCCACATGTAATACCAACTATGTTCgatttattcttcaatgattaCAACAAGTTAATGATTATCATCATATGAGTTTTAGGAAATGATATAACCAGATTCTGTCTGTAGGTGATTCGTCATATTTTCGTAAATGTACAGGAGTTTATGtagataattattgaaaatataatatatgattgatggaattcaatagaaaattataaattcaaaaggCCTATTCAATAGAAAAGTCACTACATGCTGATAGAAATCTATCTAAATAGATAATTTCTATTGTAACTACTTTCTCAAACATTGCAGAAGTATAATTGAACACAAATCCTCGAAATTGGAAAATGATGTTTGTGCGAATTTGACTTTACCTATCATATTTCTCCAACATTCGCTCGAACTCCTTGTTGGCAGTGTCTTTGTCTTCCAAGGCCTTCTGGAGTATCATCTGATTCTTTTCAAGTTTCTCTTTAAGAATCTCAACCTCAGTCAACATATCGTCCCTTTCCATCTGTAAAACATAACTCAAGTGTACTGCACAACGGATTTGAACCCAATTTGATAGTAATATTTGAAGAATTCTAAATAATGATGAAGGAAAcaaaaatttaaatagaaagCAACCAACTTATTGAGTGATTAAAATCAGTCCATCTACTTTCAACTAATCTAATCTATCGAGGTAATCAGAAATTATCATCAAGCCTTGGAATCTAGAGGCCGTTGCGATAATATTTCATGGAACAGGCTCTCAATTATcattatgtgaattcattacAATATACTTGATGcaatcaaatttcaaagatCACACAATTGAGCTGCAATCAGTAAAT
The sequence above is drawn from the Nilaparvata lugens isolate BPH chromosome 2, ASM1435652v1, whole genome shotgun sequence genome and encodes:
- the LOC111047183 gene encoding trichohyalin isoform X20 is translated as MLHQMQALAQKQPTWNQLDEFRAELQRRDQEILAMSAKMKTLEEQHQDYQRHIAVLKESLCAKEEHYTMLQADVEELRQRLEEKNRLIEKKTQAAVNASQDRNRINNELNEIRDHMDIKDRKINVLQRKIENLEDLLKEKDNQVDMARARLTAMQAHHCSSEGALSSLEEAIGDKEKQMNQLREQRDRAEQERQEERELHERDIAEYKLKLHAMESEVEKLTARVERAQAEKDRLEARLESSQSELGKSKAELDKAANEVGRSGADWEAAKQRLARLELENERLKHDLERSQTTFGRSTLSTSQELDRIQERAEKATAELRRAQAELRVTQADNDRARAEAAALQEKVEKSQGEIYRLKAKLENAQGEQESLREEYDRAQTSVNRLHVERDKAVSELEKAREELERTQATLGKAQLQQEKLQNCLDKAQTDVDKLQEKLDKSTGEIRRMQMEKEKQNYDFENIQSQLDKSLGQATRLQKEKETCQLEADRLRDKFEKNQMILARLQKERDQYHEECEKLQERIELQQSQVSKAQRDRDSMHTELDVFKERWEKSQQNQQKMQMERDDMLTEVEILKEKLEKNQMILQKALEDKDTANKEFERMLEKYDRNQNEVYRLQTRLETAETEKDRIEMEVEKAQLLATKSREEQRKLQDEMQRLQEMYDRAILQLGRTKENEDKFKEDMDRMAVDCEMMRERYDKSQIEMRRIQAERDKLQADTDRMTFELERAHAQSAKAQTTHEKSQEEMARMSIELEKMYDKQDKLQAELRKAQMELDRHRTEAESLREEAERYAARAGKYQDTQERSKEEMERLRETTELLRGKYQIEQERSEKLAQANEKLESRYHEVQLELELSRAEVTKLIESQEKHHIDLERLHIECEKVRDRQEKLQIENDRLRAELAGKGGADLETERLREKLDKTQQSREKLEIELGKLSRELERLQSDNDRLRSELGGRASSGEAELDRLRDRMEKIQQAKDKAEMDCSRLTRELEKSQMHLGKYQENNEAAQIEFQKMNTDLSKMHEKLEKAQTESHRLAEDKIHLETELQQTKRALEQQMSSLQSADHRLREDTAKVQQELNQAIRDKERMVSIVEKREKHLEKVEAQMAKMESEWKQLTLERDQLVIQLEKSQDMLMTFQQELQMSEAQLEKERDEVTKLKQEQRRVLAEKSGSKDGFEREMAKLQQTMQSKDQELSNLQQSLQAKDRELTKFQQQLQQFGKAQEQEQVQWQKAVEQERMRADELQKQLQMMQSQQTGARDEVHKRVQALEKQLQAVQSEYKETRDALTKKNQMLEKQLQSQQAGASGAKEDVQRLLSELDKAQAELKNAAVERERFQAQLEMLVQELEKNQLDLHEANKKLAAGAAKAGEESSALKKQLEEQKRQLEDQRRKLEEHRKGVDIRVKQLEEKEKSIADLELKLKKRKEKMDQLEAQMQQRAAAGDTGGGEGFARVQEEVNALRQQLDKSQEDARRSQEEMERLLQLVQMSQEEQNSKEKTIRELQEALKNAQAKMRSQQTANAQREQQRKAEEIEVTGTEPSKFEEAEFQDLLGVIELKEERIAELEEALRESVRITAERERGLIQEESRRKHIMEKVGKLEQRLLSLQTAHALRCSTCRPLLTRMHHLERRLTQLLQERTDHIQELAHMKQEALEAAISEKDAHLALLEVGGIRNARQAEQAQVLKSDRDRLMARLKEETELSIQLLQEYSPPSPIDIDIDGNVSPTSCSVTGLTLTMVDSEGFDEKTGSDFSL
- the LOC111047183 gene encoding trichohyalin isoform X16; this encodes MLVRQLEEELRLRMRGPSLEMQQQMEVLYAENEHLTREIAILRETIKELELRIETQKQTLQARDESIKKLLEMLQNKGVGGKMVDADQSKTQLEARLVENESVIRHYETVVRNRDQELNMTKRELKATNEALRALQQQLEKALHNQSMVGPTNSTLTAILETKDARIATLEKEVRLLEQELGRLQGGGQGQDASPLLDLDLHSPLALAVLGTGTSATGLKHQPTWNQLDEFRAELQRRDQEILAMSAKMKTLEEQHQDYQRHIAVLKESLCAKEEHYTMLQADVEELRQRLEEKNRLIEKKTQAAVNASQDRNRINNELNEIRDHMDIKDRKINVLQRKIENLEDLLKEKDNQVDMARARLTAMQAHHCSSEGALSSLEEAIGDKEKQMNQLREQRDRAEQERQEERELHERDIAEYKLKLHAMESEVEKLTARVERAQAEKDRLEARLESSQSELGKSKAELDKAANEVGRSGADWEAAKQRLARLELENERLKHDLERSQTTFGRSTLSTSQELDRIQERAEKATAELRRAQAELRVTQADNDRARAEAAALQEKVEKSQGEIYRLKAKLENAQGEQESLREEYDRAQTSVNRLHVERDKAVSELEKAREELERTQATLGKAQLQQEKLQNCLDKAQTDVDKLQEKLDKSTGEIRRMQMEKEKQNYDFENIQSQLDKSLGQATRLQKEKETCQLEADRLRDKFEKNQMILARLQKERDQYHEECEKLQERIELQQSQVSKAQRDRDSMHTELDVFKERWEKSQQNQQKMQMERDDMLTEVEILKEKLEKNQMILQKALEDKDTANKEFERMLEKYDRNQNEVYRLQTRLETAETEKDRIEMEVEKAQLLATKSREEQRKLQDEMQRLQEMYDRAILQLGRTKENEDKFKEDMDRMAVDCEMMRERYDKSQIEMRRIQAERDKLQADTDRMTFELERAHAQSAKAQTTHEKSQEEMARMSIELEKMYDKQDKLQAELRKAQMELDRHRTEAESLREEAERYAARAGKYQDTQERSKEEMERLRETTELLRGKYQIEQERSEKLAQANEKLESRYHEVQLELELSRAEVTKLIESQEKHHIDLERLHIECEKVRDRQEKLQIENDRLRAELAGKGGADLETERLREKLDKTQQSREKLEIELGKLSRELERLQSDNDRLRSELGGRASSGEAELDRLRDRMEKIQQAKDKAEMDCSRLTRELEKSQMHLGKYQENNEAAQIEFQKMNTDLSKMHEKLEKAQTESHRLAEDKIHLETELQQTKRALEQQMSSLQSADHRLREDTAKVQQELNQAIRDKERMVSIVEKREKHLEKVEAQMAKMESEWKQLTLERDQLVIQLEKSQDMLMTFQQELQMSEAQLEKERDEVTKLKQEQRRVLAEKSGSKDGFEREMAKLQQTMQSKDQELSNLQQSLQAKDRELTKFQQQLQQFGKAQEQEQVQWQKAVEQERMRADELQKQLQMMQSQQTGARDEVHKRVQALEKQLQAVQSEYKETRDALTKKNQMLEKQLQSQQAGASGAKEDVQRLLSELDKAQAELKNAAVERERFQAQLEMLVQELEKNQLDLHEANKKLAAGAAKAGEESSALKKQLEEQKRQLEDQRRKLEEHRKGVDIRVKQLEEKEKSIADLELKLKKRKEKMDQLEAQMQQRAAAGDTGGGEGFARVQEEVNALRQQLDKSQEDARRSQEEMERLLQLVQMSQEEQNSKEKTIRELQEALKNAQAKMRSQQTANAQREQQRKAEEIEVTGTEPSKFEEAEFQDLLGVIELKEERIAELEEALRESVRITAERERGLIQEESRRKHIMEKVGKLEQRLLSLQTAHALRCSTCRPLLTRMHHLERRLTQLLQERTDHIQELAHMKQEALEAAISEKDAHLALLEVGGIRNARQAEQAQVLKSDRDRLMARLKEETELSIQLLQEYSPPSPIDIDIDGNVSPTSCSVTGLTLTMVDSEGFDEKTGSDFSL